One window of Jannaschia sp. CCS1 genomic DNA carries:
- a CDS encoding PRC-barrel domain-containing protein produces the protein MKRFLMTTATAMILGTSAYAQDQSTAFSELTFDAETNINASDFIGMRVYVTENDTSSMTSVAADGEQEWDDIGEINEVVLTRDGNVQAVIVGVGGFIGIGERDVALDMSQIQFVTEEGETDDFFLVVNAAAADVENAPAYERHDMAMDADMETETAMDRPMLTAPMVEREGYETVTPDDLTAEELTGTRVYGPEDEDIGEVSELLLNDDGSMDRAVLDIGGFIGLGEHSIAVSFDELQIVRDADGDVRVYVDSTQETLEAQPEYEG, from the coding sequence ATGAAACGCTTTTTGATGACTACCGCCACCGCCATGATCCTTGGAACGTCTGCCTACGCGCAGGACCAGTCAACGGCATTCTCTGAGTTGACGTTTGACGCCGAGACCAACATCAACGCGTCAGATTTCATCGGTATGCGCGTCTATGTGACGGAAAATGACACCTCTTCCATGACCAGCGTCGCGGCCGATGGTGAGCAGGAGTGGGACGATATCGGTGAGATCAACGAAGTCGTCCTGACCCGCGACGGCAACGTGCAGGCCGTGATCGTCGGCGTTGGTGGCTTCATCGGTATCGGCGAACGCGATGTGGCGCTCGACATGTCACAGATCCAGTTTGTGACCGAAGAAGGCGAAACTGATGACTTCTTCCTCGTCGTGAATGCCGCCGCCGCCGATGTGGAGAACGCACCGGCTTATGAGCGCCACGACATGGCGATGGACGCGGACATGGAGACCGAGACGGCAATGGACCGCCCCATGCTGACCGCACCCATGGTGGAGCGTGAGGGATACGAGACGGTCACGCCCGATGATCTGACAGCTGAAGAGCTGACAGGCACCCGCGTTTACGGTCCGGAAGATGAGGATATCGGCGAAGTCAGCGAGTTGCTGCTGAACGACGACGGGTCCATGGATCGTGCCGTGCTTGATATCGGTGGCTTCATCGGCCTTGGCGAGCATTCGATTGCCGTGTCGTTCGATGAGTTGCAGATCGTGCGCGATGCAGATGGCGACGTGCGCGTCTATGTCGACAGCACGCAAGAAACGTTGGAAGCGCAGCCCGAATACGAAGGGTAA
- a CDS encoding STAS/SEC14 domain-containing protein: protein MSTQIYETIEQIPTTAPNVYAFRVTGHIDDDASEALAKFMLAAFDRHEEKVDMLLDLTAFTGSDWDSMLDGDVIKSRFRSLSEVRRYAVIGAPDRAAKMIEFMDKIIPVEAKAFDANQKDAAWAFVGASEASVSV from the coding sequence ATGTCCACGCAGATTTACGAGACCATTGAACAAATCCCGACGACTGCACCAAATGTCTACGCGTTCCGCGTGACTGGCCATATCGACGACGATGCGTCGGAGGCGCTGGCAAAGTTCATGCTGGCCGCGTTTGACCGCCATGAGGAAAAGGTCGACATGCTGCTTGACCTGACGGCGTTCACGGGCAGCGATTGGGACAGCATGCTGGATGGCGACGTTATCAAGTCCCGCTTCCGGTCGCTGTCGGAAGTGCGCCGCTACGCCGTGATTGGTGCCCCTGACCGCGCCGCGAAGATGATCGAGTTCATGGACAAGATCATCCCGGTCGAGGCGAAAGCGTTCGACGCAAACCAGAAGGATGCAGCCTGGGCCTTCGTCGGTGCGTCCGAGGCGTCTGTTAGCGTCTGA
- a CDS encoding putative DNA modification/repair radical SAM protein — protein sequence MTKLNMTEKLAILSDAAKYDASCASSGSTRRDSRDGKSLGSNEGSGICHAYAPDGRCISLLKILMTNFCIYDCAYCINRVSSNVARARFSVDEVVKLTIEFYRRNYIEGLFLSSGVIKSPDATMEAMVQIARRLRHEENFRGYIHLKTIPDAAPDLIAEAGLLADRLSINVELPTDAAVTQYAPEKKPEQIRKAMADVRLRKQGAADKSHTGKRPPRFAPAGQSTQMIIGADGSNDATVLGQSTRLYSSYKLKRVYYSAFSPIPDSSAKLPLVRPPLQREHRLYQADWLLRFYGFDLDEITAVTPDGNLDLQIDPKMAWALAHRGVFPLDVNTAPQEMLLRVPGFGVKTVKRILSTRRHRTLRYDDITRMGASMKKARAFVTAGGWSPGALTDSVNLRARFAPPPEQLTLL from the coding sequence ATGACAAAGTTGAACATGACTGAAAAACTCGCGATCCTCAGCGATGCCGCGAAATATGACGCGTCGTGTGCGTCCTCGGGATCGACCCGGCGGGACTCGCGCGATGGCAAAAGCCTGGGCTCGAATGAGGGCAGCGGTATTTGCCACGCCTACGCGCCAGACGGGCGCTGCATCAGCCTGCTGAAGATCCTGATGACGAATTTCTGCATTTATGACTGCGCCTATTGCATCAACCGCGTGTCCTCCAACGTCGCCCGCGCGCGGTTTTCGGTGGATGAGGTGGTGAAACTGACGATCGAGTTCTACCGCCGCAACTACATCGAAGGTCTGTTTCTGTCGTCCGGCGTCATCAAGTCGCCCGACGCGACGATGGAAGCGATGGTGCAGATTGCCCGCCGCCTGCGTCATGAAGAGAATTTTCGAGGGTATATTCACCTGAAGACCATACCGGATGCGGCCCCTGACCTGATCGCGGAGGCGGGGCTGCTGGCCGACCGCCTCTCCATCAATGTGGAGCTGCCCACCGATGCCGCCGTCACCCAATACGCGCCCGAAAAGAAGCCGGAACAGATCCGCAAAGCCATGGCGGATGTGCGTCTGCGCAAGCAGGGGGCGGCGGACAAATCGCACACCGGCAAGCGGCCCCCGCGTTTCGCGCCTGCGGGGCAATCGACGCAAATGATCATCGGCGCGGACGGGTCGAACGACGCGACGGTTCTGGGCCAATCCACACGGCTCTACTCCAGCTACAAGCTGAAGCGCGTGTATTATTCTGCGTTCTCACCCATTCCTGACAGCTCTGCCAAACTGCCATTGGTGCGCCCGCCGTTGCAGCGCGAACACCGGCTCTATCAGGCGGATTGGTTGCTTCGATTCTACGGGTTTGATCTGGATGAGATCACGGCGGTGACGCCGGACGGCAATCTGGATCTACAGATTGACCCGAAAATGGCATGGGCTCTGGCCCATCGCGGGGTGTTTCCCCTGGACGTCAACACGGCCCCGCAGGAGATGTTGCTGCGGGTTCCGGGCTTCGGCGTGAAGACCGTCAAGCGCATCCTGTCCACTCGCCGCCATCGCACGCTGCGATACGATGATATCACGCGGATGGGGGCCTCGATGAAAAAGGCGCGGGCGTTTGTGACAGCGGGTGGGTGGAGCCCCGGCGCGCTGACCGACAGCGTGAATCTGCGGGCACGGTTCGCGCCCCCGCCCGAGCAGTTGACGCTTCTATGA
- a CDS encoding UdgX family uracil-DNA binding protein (This protein belongs to the uracil DNA glycosylase superfamily, members of which act in excision repair of DNA. However, it belongs more specifically to UdgX branch, whose founding member was found to bind uracil in DNA (where it does not belong), without cleaving it, appears to promote DNA repair by a pathway involving RecA, rather than base excision.) — MVLPRIGTAKAWRDAARGLLARGVAPAEVTWGGTDTPRGLFDEPSSVAQSGDTSVPRSFISMADSVVWHSDPSRFAWLYAFLWRLRDAPHLMTDRGDADLARLRAMEKNVHRCQHKMKAFVRFRDIGEAETPRRSFAAWFEPTHHTVEPTAGFFQRRFADMDWRIITPDISAIFEGGTLRFIEDQPKPGLPDDASEALWITYYRNIFNPARLKVQAMQSEMPKKYWKNLPEAAAIPDLIATAPARARAMAEAAPTLPPTRMASAQEQQRAFASSWEGSDDAFLAAVKGCTRCPLHRHATQTVPGEGPAKAALMIVGEQPGDQEDLQGRPFVGPAGHVFDQVAAEVGLDRATAYITNAVKHFKFVPRGKRRLHQRPNAGEVAYCKWWLEAEIARVTPKLILAMGSTAALALTGSGNNLLKRCGTIEAVAGRPPVLISLHPSYILRIKDADQRAEARQMYQRDLGRATQMVQERAGPIGLAENGPE; from the coding sequence GTGGTCTTGCCGCGGATCGGGACGGCGAAGGCTTGGCGCGATGCGGCACGGGGGCTGTTGGCCAGAGGCGTCGCGCCCGCCGAGGTGACCTGGGGCGGCACTGATACGCCGCGCGGGCTGTTTGATGAGCCGTCATCCGTGGCGCAAAGCGGCGACACGAGCGTTCCGCGCAGCTTCATTTCCATGGCCGACAGTGTCGTCTGGCACAGCGATCCGTCCCGCTTCGCGTGGCTCTATGCGTTTTTGTGGCGGCTGCGCGACGCCCCGCATCTGATGACAGATCGCGGTGACGCCGACCTTGCCCGTCTGCGCGCGATGGAGAAGAACGTGCACCGCTGCCAGCACAAGATGAAGGCTTTCGTGCGTTTCCGCGACATCGGTGAGGCGGAGACCCCCCGCCGGTCCTTTGCCGCCTGGTTCGAGCCGACCCATCACACGGTGGAGCCCACGGCGGGCTTTTTCCAACGACGTTTCGCCGATATGGACTGGCGCATCATCACGCCCGACATTTCAGCCATTTTCGAAGGTGGCACGCTGCGGTTCATTGAGGATCAGCCCAAACCGGGCCTGCCCGATGACGCGAGCGAGGCGCTGTGGATCACGTATTATCGCAACATCTTCAATCCGGCGCGCTTGAAGGTGCAGGCGATGCAGTCCGAGATGCCAAAAAAGTACTGGAAGAACCTGCCGGAGGCCGCTGCGATCCCGGATCTGATCGCCACCGCGCCCGCCCGTGCCCGCGCGATGGCCGAGGCCGCGCCGACCTTGCCGCCAACCCGCATGGCCTCCGCGCAGGAGCAGCAGCGCGCGTTTGCATCGTCTTGGGAGGGCTCGGATGATGCGTTTCTGGCAGCGGTGAAGGGCTGCACGCGCTGTCCGCTCCATCGACACGCCACGCAGACCGTGCCCGGGGAAGGGCCGGCCAAGGCCGCGCTGATGATCGTGGGGGAGCAGCCGGGCGATCAGGAGGATTTGCAGGGTCGCCCCTTCGTGGGGCCCGCGGGTCACGTGTTCGATCAGGTCGCGGCGGAGGTGGGGTTGGACCGCGCAACCGCCTACATCACCAACGCCGTGAAGCATTTCAAGTTCGTGCCACGGGGCAAGCGGCGTTTGCATCAGCGGCCCAATGCGGGGGAGGTCGCCTATTGCAAATGGTGGCTGGAGGCAGAGATTGCGCGCGTGACCCCCAAGCTGATCCTGGCCATGGGGTCCACCGCGGCGCTTGCATTGACCGGGTCGGGCAACAACCTGCTGAAACGGTGCGGGACAATTGAAGCCGTCGCCGGGCGACCACCTGTCCTGATCTCTTTGCACCCCTCATACATCTTGCGGATCAAGGATGCCGATCAGCGGGCGGAGGCCCGGCAGATGTACCAGCGTGATCTCGGGCGCGCCACACAGATGGTGCAGGAGCGGGCCGGGCCGATCGGTCTCGCAGAAAACGGGCCGGAGTGA
- a CDS encoding response regulator, whose amino-acid sequence MTDLPKRVFIVEDEVVVAFEMTDTLEDLGFEVVGPSVHLSDAEKKAETANIDVAFLDVNLGRGKTSAPVAKILRERSIPFAFITAYDAEHISFMEPTDKVVKKPVSSPELLTVLRNVWAGTGT is encoded by the coding sequence ATGACCGACCTGCCCAAACGCGTATTCATCGTGGAAGACGAAGTCGTCGTGGCGTTTGAAATGACCGATACGCTGGAAGATCTGGGCTTTGAGGTGGTCGGACCCAGCGTTCACCTGTCGGATGCCGAAAAGAAGGCAGAAACGGCCAATATCGACGTCGCATTTCTGGACGTGAACCTGGGGCGCGGCAAAACCTCGGCCCCGGTGGCCAAGATCCTGCGGGAACGTAGTATCCCGTTTGCGTTCATCACCGCCTATGATGCGGAACATATCAGTTTCATGGAGCCGACCGACAAGGTGGTGAAGAAGCCGGTCTCCTCCCCCGAATTGCTCACCGTTTTGCGCAATGTGTGGGCTGGCACCGGGACCTGA
- a CDS encoding HWE histidine kinase domain-containing protein, producing MPETLLAQIADLQSQLEAAASLHARDARAIRAANERLHLLEAMLDIVPVGVVLADANGKITMGNSSVERLVGHPVLHSEDVDSYTEWNGYHADGRRLESHEYPLSRILRDGEEDAEIDLNYTRGDGDTLWMRVVGKPVKDADGNRIGAAVALIDIDEQRKLMAQQETLIAELNHRVKNAFTVVKSIVNQSLRKGSVEAGLRQTIDQRLNAYASAHSKLTSSDWEHAAITTIAHDVVLPIADGRARIEGPDVTLPTRQALALSMAFYELSTNALKHGALSNLDGRIHLHWSVAETDDGQQLSIRWIERGGPIAAEPDETGFGSFIIDRAIAMETDGIVNLVFGDEGLEWHLDMPIEQRG from the coding sequence ATGCCCGAGACCCTTTTGGCACAGATCGCCGACTTGCAGTCCCAACTGGAGGCGGCCGCGTCCCTTCACGCGCGCGATGCGCGGGCCATTCGCGCCGCCAATGAGCGGCTGCACCTTTTGGAAGCGATGCTCGACATCGTCCCCGTGGGGGTTGTTCTGGCGGATGCCAATGGAAAGATCACGATGGGCAACAGCAGCGTGGAGCGGCTTGTGGGCCACCCTGTCCTGCATTCCGAGGATGTGGACTCCTATACCGAATGGAACGGGTATCATGCCGACGGACGGCGACTGGAAAGCCACGAATACCCCCTGTCGCGTATCTTGCGCGATGGCGAGGAGGACGCCGAAATCGACCTGAATTACACGCGCGGGGATGGCGACACACTCTGGATGCGCGTTGTCGGCAAACCGGTGAAAGACGCCGACGGCAATCGCATTGGTGCGGCGGTGGCCCTGATCGATATCGACGAGCAGCGAAAGCTGATGGCGCAGCAAGAGACGCTGATCGCAGAGTTGAACCACCGCGTGAAAAACGCCTTTACCGTCGTGAAGTCCATCGTCAACCAGTCCCTGCGAAAGGGCAGCGTTGAGGCGGGCCTGAGGCAGACCATTGATCAACGGCTCAACGCCTATGCCAGCGCGCATTCAAAGCTGACGAGTTCCGATTGGGAACACGCCGCCATCACCACGATCGCCCATGATGTCGTCCTGCCGATTGCAGACGGCCGGGCTCGGATCGAGGGGCCGGACGTGACACTTCCGACCCGGCAGGCGCTGGCGCTGTCGATGGCGTTTTATGAATTGTCGACGAACGCGTTGAAACACGGCGCCCTGTCCAACCTGGATGGCCGCATCCATCTTCACTGGTCCGTGGCAGAAACGGATGACGGCCAGCAGCTTTCAATCCGCTGGATCGAGCGTGGGGGACCAATTGCCGCGGAACCAGATGAGACGGGATTTGGTTCCTTCATTATCGACCGCGCCATAGCGATGGAAACCGACGGTATCGTTAACCTTGTCTTCGGGGACGAGGGATTAGAATGGCATCTGGATATGCCCATTGAACAGAGAGGATAG
- a CDS encoding DeoR/GlpR family DNA-binding transcription regulator: protein MPQGFRQAEILEIAARDGKVTVEGLAAHFSVTLQTIRRDLSELDQAGLLNRVHGGAMPASGTSNFAYEDRRALQTEAKDQIARACAAAIPDDCSVFLNIGTSTEAVAGRLTRHQNLLVITNNLNVANILSRAPGVEIYVTGGTLRRADGGLIGPLAIDAINNFKFDYAVIGCSALDLDGDVLDFDVQEVGVSQAIVARARKTYLVADHSKFERTAPARICSLAQIDGFFTDRALDPDLAARCEAWQVTVSVSDG from the coding sequence GTGCCACAGGGATTCAGGCAGGCCGAGATACTGGAGATCGCCGCGCGCGACGGCAAAGTCACCGTCGAGGGGCTGGCGGCGCATTTTTCCGTCACGCTGCAAACCATTCGCCGGGATCTTTCGGAACTGGATCAGGCGGGGCTCCTCAACCGGGTCCACGGCGGCGCAATGCCCGCATCCGGCACCAGCAATTTCGCCTATGAAGACCGGCGCGCCCTGCAGACGGAGGCCAAGGATCAGATCGCACGGGCCTGTGCGGCGGCCATCCCCGACGATTGCTCGGTGTTCCTGAATATCGGCACCAGCACCGAGGCCGTGGCAGGTCGGCTGACCCGGCATCAGAACCTGCTGGTGATCACCAACAACCTCAACGTGGCCAATATCCTGTCGCGCGCGCCGGGTGTGGAGATCTACGTGACCGGCGGCACCCTGCGCCGCGCCGATGGCGGGCTGATCGGGCCATTGGCTATTGATGCGATCAACAACTTCAAGTTCGATTATGCGGTGATCGGCTGTTCCGCGCTGGATCTGGACGGGGATGTGCTGGATTTCGATGTGCAGGAGGTGGGCGTCAGCCAGGCCATCGTGGCCCGCGCACGCAAGACCTATCTGGTGGCGGATCATTCAAAGTTTGAACGCACGGCGCCCGCACGGATCTGCTCGCTGGCGCAGATCGACGGGTTCTTTACTGACCGCGCCCTTGATCCCGACCTCGCCGCGCGGTGTGAGGCCTGGCAGGTCACTGTCAGCGTTTCCGATGGCTGA
- a CDS encoding methylglyoxal synthase, with product MTTIALVAHDQKKDALVAWAKAHEADLQGHTLFATGTTGGRLQAETALSVTPLKSGPLGGDAQLGAMIAEGKLPVLVFFIDPLSAMPHDVDVKSLIRLATLYDTLLALNEATATGLIRGLPAPSPT from the coding sequence ATGACCACCATCGCCCTTGTCGCCCATGACCAGAAGAAAGACGCGCTTGTGGCCTGGGCCAAGGCCCATGAGGCGGACTTGCAGGGCCACACGCTATTCGCCACCGGCACAACGGGCGGGCGGCTGCAGGCAGAGACGGCGCTCAGTGTCACACCGCTGAAATCCGGGCCTCTTGGGGGCGACGCGCAGCTTGGTGCGATGATCGCCGAGGGCAAGCTGCCCGTCCTCGTCTTCTTCATCGACCCGCTGTCGGCCATGCCCCACGACGTCGATGTGAAATCCCTGATCCGTCTGGCGACGCTTTACGACACCCTTCTGGCGCTGAACGAGGCGACAGCGACGGGCCTCATTCGTGGTTTGCCTGCGCCGTCTCCGACATAG
- a CDS encoding VPLPA-CTERM sorting domain-containing protein, with protein sequence MKRLVLAAVMSIGAAAAAQAAPVLGLSDVTNNGGGSYTFTFDSVGGDIVGTGDGLSFSGGGISFLASANGGRVIQDAPANGGLGILGNNGGSDNLEISLGEILTLTFGQSVNILNFTLNGLRNGNGHQDAADGSLGVSADGQQFIGNAENFDGVAPDTVPVGVASICSVNPAFCSVSSLAFLADPAGDDFKGYLESITVELAPVPLPASLGFLALGLGGLAAVRRRARA encoded by the coding sequence ATGAAGCGTTTAGTATTGGCCGCAGTAATGAGTATTGGGGCGGCGGCAGCGGCGCAGGCAGCGCCTGTTTTGGGCCTTAGCGATGTAACGAACAATGGTGGCGGCTCTTATACCTTCACCTTCGACAGCGTCGGCGGCGACATTGTCGGCACCGGCGACGGCTTGTCTTTCAGTGGCGGCGGCATTTCGTTTCTGGCCTCCGCCAATGGCGGCCGAGTGATCCAGGATGCGCCTGCAAATGGCGGCCTTGGTATTCTTGGCAACAATGGCGGGTCAGATAACCTGGAAATTTCCCTCGGTGAAATACTCACCCTGACATTCGGCCAATCGGTCAATATCCTGAACTTCACGCTCAACGGCCTGCGGAATGGAAACGGTCACCAGGATGCTGCGGACGGTTCTTTGGGAGTGTCGGCCGACGGTCAACAATTCATTGGAAACGCCGAAAATTTTGATGGCGTGGCTCCGGACACCGTCCCAGTGGGCGTCGCAAGCATTTGTTCCGTAAATCCCGCGTTCTGTTCGGTGTCTAGTCTGGCATTCCTTGCGGACCCCGCCGGCGATGACTTCAAAGGCTATCTGGAGTCGATCACGGTCGAGCTTGCTCCAGTGCCGCTTCCCGCGTCGCTTGGCTTCCTCGCGCTTGGCCTTGGAGGGCTGGCAGCGGTCCGTCGCCGCGCCCGTGCGTAA
- a CDS encoding extracellular solute-binding protein, whose amino-acid sequence MNLKNTIGAGLAFGLLAGAAQAQTEIEWWHAMGGQLGETVNQMAENFNASQGDYVITPVFKGTYEETLTAAIAAFRAGEQPNIVQVFDAGAATVIGAQGATIPVEQLLSENGVDFDREDYISGVRNFYADADGQMIGMPFNSSTPIMYYNADALEAAGVEPPATWEEFAEVTAPALAEAGYVPLAQSHLPWIFTENFFSRHNLQFASNDNGYTGTDTEIMVNHPAIRAHFTALTEWQEAGYFEWYGTGWADNQDPFEAGEVAMWLGSSGSFGGIADRVDFNFSAAMLPYWEAVTTEPTQTFIGGAALFAMSGFDAEQNEATAAFFDFLDSVDAQVMWHTETGYVPITTAAYEATAETGHYDTFPAAEVGVQQLQLPAGEFTRGYRMGFYVQIRDVMNREYGRILTGETSVDDAFETIEAEANELLSRFAQTQG is encoded by the coding sequence ATGAACCTTAAGAACACAATCGGCGCAGGCCTTGCATTCGGCCTTTTGGCCGGAGCGGCTCAGGCGCAGACCGAAATCGAATGGTGGCACGCGATGGGCGGCCAGCTGGGTGAGACCGTCAACCAGATGGCGGAAAACTTCAACGCGAGCCAGGGTGACTATGTCATCACGCCCGTCTTCAAAGGCACCTATGAAGAGACGCTGACCGCTGCCATCGCCGCCTTCCGCGCGGGCGAGCAGCCCAACATCGTGCAGGTCTTCGATGCGGGTGCCGCGACGGTCATCGGCGCACAGGGCGCGACCATCCCGGTGGAGCAGCTTTTGTCCGAGAACGGCGTTGATTTCGACCGTGAGGATTACATCTCGGGCGTGCGCAACTTCTATGCCGACGCCGATGGCCAGATGATCGGCATGCCGTTCAACTCCTCCACGCCGATCATGTACTACAACGCCGATGCCCTGGAGGCCGCGGGTGTTGAGCCGCCCGCCACCTGGGAAGAATTTGCCGAAGTCACAGCGCCCGCGCTGGCGGAAGCGGGCTATGTGCCGCTGGCCCAGTCGCACCTGCCGTGGATCTTTACCGAGAATTTCTTCTCGCGCCACAACCTGCAGTTCGCGTCCAACGACAATGGCTACACCGGCACCGATACCGAGATCATGGTCAACCACCCCGCCATCCGCGCGCATTTCACCGCGCTGACCGAATGGCAGGAGGCGGGCTATTTTGAATGGTACGGCACCGGTTGGGCCGACAACCAGGACCCCTTTGAAGCGGGCGAAGTGGCCATGTGGCTCGGGTCTTCGGGCTCGTTCGGTGGCATCGCCGACCGCGTTGACTTCAACTTCTCCGCCGCCATGCTGCCTTATTGGGAAGCCGTGACGACCGAGCCCACGCAGACCTTCATCGGGGGCGCGGCTCTGTTCGCGATGTCCGGCTTTGATGCGGAGCAGAATGAAGCCACAGCGGCCTTCTTCGACTTCCTCGACAGCGTCGATGCGCAGGTCATGTGGCACACGGAAACGGGCTATGTTCCGATCACGACCGCCGCTTATGAAGCGACGGCTGAGACCGGTCACTACGACACGTTCCCGGCAGCCGAAGTGGGTGTCCAGCAGCTGCAGCTGCCCGCTGGTGAGTTCACCCGCGGCTACCGCATGGGCTTCTACGTCCAGATCCGTGACGTGATGAACCGTGAGTATGGCCGCATCCTGACCGGTGAAACCTCCGTCGATGACGCGTTCGAGACGATCGAAGCGGAGGCCAACGAGCTTCTGTCGCGCTTCGCCCAGACGCAGGGCTGA
- a CDS encoding ABC transporter permease subunit, protein MKRAAFGHIGFPLLLLIPQLAIIAIFFYWPAGYAIQSSFYLEDPFGFGSTFVGMENYTRLTRSSSYMSSAWFTLIFTALVTFFALAIALLLAVKADKVIRGAKTYRTLLMWVYAIAPPVAGLIGVMLFDQSRGNLTQLFAMMGFDFRLGVNYWDTASAMITVSIWKQIPVNFIFFLSGLQAIPRSVREAAMIDNNSGTRRFWDITFPLLAPTGFFLLIINITYSLFETFGIIDTLVKGEPGNNPMTLVYRVFVDGFRGQDLGGSSAQSVVLMVLVLILTIVQFRFLERRIHYT, encoded by the coding sequence GTGAAACGCGCCGCATTCGGGCATATCGGATTTCCGCTTCTGTTGCTGATCCCGCAACTCGCCATCATCGCGATCTTCTTCTATTGGCCGGCCGGCTACGCGATCCAATCCTCCTTCTATCTGGAAGATCCCTTTGGCTTCGGCTCCACCTTTGTGGGGATGGAAAACTACACGCGGCTGACGCGCTCCTCCAGCTACATGTCGAGCGCCTGGTTCACCCTGATCTTCACCGCACTGGTCACATTTTTCGCGCTGGCCATAGCGCTTCTGCTGGCGGTCAAGGCCGATAAGGTGATCCGGGGCGCCAAGACCTATCGCACGCTGCTGATGTGGGTCTATGCCATCGCGCCGCCCGTCGCGGGCCTGATCGGGGTCATGCTGTTTGACCAGTCGCGCGGCAACCTCACACAGCTATTCGCCATGATGGGCTTCGATTTCCGCCTTGGCGTGAACTACTGGGATACGGCCAGCGCGATGATCACCGTGTCGATCTGGAAACAGATCCCCGTCAACTTCATCTTCTTCCTCTCGGGCTTGCAGGCGATCCCACGCTCGGTCCGCGAAGCCGCGATGATCGACAACAACTCCGGCACAAGGCGGTTCTGGGACATCACCTTCCCGCTACTCGCCCCCACCGGTTTCTTCCTGCTGATCATCAACATCACCTATTCGCTGTTCGAGACCTTCGGCATCATCGACACGCTGGTCAAAGGGGAGCCGGGCAACAACCCGATGACGCTGGTCTACCGCGTCTTCGTGGATGGCTTCCGGGGCCAGGATCTGGGCGGATCCTCGGCGCAATCGGTGGTCCTGATGGTCCTCGTCCTGATCCTCACAATCGTGCAGTTCCGCTTCCTGGAACGCCGCATTCACTACACATAG
- a CDS encoding ABC transporter permease subunit, whose protein sequence is MADISETHADARGQTGAATRPAKRFKWETIGDHAILIAGALLMLVPVYMVFATSSWDPITIHRQGMQFGFGDQFGVNYNAALFEYGGFTDSVNGMTMLANSMILGLGFAIGKIIVGMMAAYAIVYFRLRFATLAFWMIFTTLLLPLEVRILPSYEVISAMNLGNTYTGLIVPLIASATATFFFRQYFRSVPEELIEAARIDGAGPVKFFIDILVPLSKTMIAAMFIIMFVFGWNQYLWPTLITTDESLFTLVRGIRQIVQSYADGGETPDYGQAAALAIIAMTPPVLIVVFFQNWFVKGLTESDK, encoded by the coding sequence ATGGCTGACATATCTGAAACCCACGCCGACGCCCGCGGCCAAACCGGGGCCGCGACCCGCCCCGCGAAACGCTTCAAGTGGGAGACCATCGGCGACCACGCGATCCTGATTGCGGGCGCGCTTCTGATGCTGGTGCCGGTCTACATGGTCTTCGCGACGTCGTCGTGGGACCCGATCACGATCCACCGGCAGGGTATGCAGTTCGGCTTTGGCGACCAGTTCGGCGTGAACTACAACGCCGCCCTGTTCGAATATGGCGGCTTCACCGACAGCGTGAACGGCATGACGATGCTGGCCAATTCCATGATCCTGGGTCTGGGCTTTGCCATCGGCAAGATCATCGTCGGCATGATGGCGGCCTATGCGATTGTGTATTTCCGCCTGCGCTTCGCCACGCTGGCCTTCTGGATGATCTTCACCACGCTGCTTTTGCCGTTGGAGGTGCGTATTCTGCCGTCATACGAAGTCATCTCGGCGATGAACCTGGGAAACACCTATACCGGGTTGATCGTGCCGCTGATTGCATCGGCGACGGCGACCTTCTTCTTCCGACAATACTTCCGCTCGGTGCCCGAAGAACTCATTGAGGCCGCGCGCATCGACGGGGCAGGGCCGGTGAAATTCTTCATCGACATCCTCGTGCCGTTGTCCAAGACCATGATCGCGGCAATGTTCATCATCATGTTCGTCTTCGGCTGGAACCAGTACCTCTGGCCCACGCTGATCACCACGGATGAGAGCCTGTTCACGCTGGTGCGCGGCATCCGGCAGATCGTCCAATCCTATGCCGACGGCGGTGAGACGCCCGATTACGGCCAGGCCGCGGCCCTTGCGATCATCGCGATGACGCCGCCGGTGCTGATCGTCGTCTTCTTCCAGAACTGGTTCGTCAAGGGCCTCACCGAGTCTGACAAGTAA